The proteins below are encoded in one region of Mya arenaria isolate MELC-2E11 chromosome 15, ASM2691426v1:
- the LOC128219126 gene encoding sodium-coupled monocarboxylate transporter 1-like, whose product MIDNINQLVPYTVLTFFGELPGLPGLFIAALSSAAFSTLSSCLSSLSAIAYKDILKVRNPNISAHVATNISRLVTILFGVIAIAVTFLISNLPGSVNSLFSSFVACMDGPTCAIFMLSAFSRRVTSKGVLFGAMCGMSISLWLNLGKLFSEIPADTPLPAGPTDTCSSTSNFTSLASVIPSGYSTTTYLPLNETSTTLEHATNNLTELQEFYRVSYMYYSFIGFTVSLVIGFLASLCCEAPKHVDTRCLFEFRKHVLGKQSDNVNERTIGNANEEEVLQENKF is encoded by the coding sequence ATGATTGACAATATCAACCAGCTTGTACCGTACACGGTGTTAACGTTTTTCGGAGAACTCCCAGGCCTACCTGGTCTTTTCATCGCCGCGTTATCCAGTGCCGCATTTAGCACACTGTCTTCGTGTCTCAGCTCGCTCTCTGCCATCGCGTATAAAGATATCTTAAAAGTCCGAAATCCCAACATCAGTGCTCATGTAGCTACAAACATATCACGGCTCGTAACAATTCTGTTTGGGGTTATCGCGATAGCAGTGACATTCCTGATATCAAATCTACCTGGCTCTGTTAACTCACTGTTTTCAAGTTTCGTAGCCTGTATGGATGGCCCGACATGTGCAATTTTCATGTTGTCTGCGTTTAGCCGAAGGGTGACGTCCAAGGGAGTGTTGTTCGGAGCGATGTGTGGGATGTCCATATCACTATGGTTGAATCTTGGCAAGCTATTCTCTGAAATTCCTGCAGATACACCTTTACCAGCAGGTCCAACAGACACTTGCTCGAGTACGTCAAATTTCACTTCCCTGGCCTCCGTTATACCCAGCGGGTATTCGACAACTACCTACTTGCCACTTAACGAAACATCGACGACTCTTGAGCACGCAACCAACAACCTTACAGAGTTGCAGGAATTTTACCGTGTATCGTATATGTACTATTCTTTTATTGGGTTTACTGTTTCTCTTGTTATTGGATTCTTAGCCAGTTTGTGTTGTGAAGCGCCAAAACATGTGGACACCAGGTGTCTGTTTGAATTCCGTAAACATGTTCTAGGCAAACAGTCAGACAATGTGAATGAGAGAACAATTGGAAATGCAAATGAGGAGGAAGTGCTACaggaaaacaaattttga